tataaaatatattatataatgagaaaataggtttcagttttcacctttAACTTTGAGTTTCGAGCGAGAGAGATAATAGGATTCAAGactttttattggaaaagtataaaacatactaAAGTTACTTATTTCCCATTTATTTTGAATAGTTTAGCACacgtgctcatttaaggtagcaaaaatcaacataaatgatttgttgccacaaatcacaaatagcttgagagtaattgtgatttatgatttattctaatttattataaatagaaataggtgctataaattataccaaacacttgtaaaaatagaaataaatcaaagaaatacaaatagaaatcataccaaagagagcctaaatgAAGAATTCTTTAAATATATCACCTATCAAATTTGATAACCTATCTCAATCATATGATCTTTAACTTTTcgattttttctatttaaactTGCTAATATTCTTagttttttaaacatttttaagAGCTCTAGGTGCCTAATCAAATAACACAAATAATGCTGCCATTTAGAATCAATcataaaatttatcaaaaaaaaaaaaaattataaaattggaACCAAATGTTAAGTTGACTCCTCAAAACTGTTATGACATAAATTCATTAATATTAGAAGATTGTGAGAGGGCACTAAACATTAATTTAATAGGATGATTGTTgttgaattttaattttatcaATGAATTAAGAATTGCTTGAGCAGTTTTCCCTTTACTCCTCCTAATGATATGATGTTTTTGTTTAAGTAAATAGCTTACCAAGTTATGCATCAAGGaagaatattttatttataggaATGACCGTGGATGTATCTAATTGTTTTGAGTaatgaattttctttgtttttataataaaaaaagaaaaggtttctTTCCTATCTGCATcttataatattatatatatatatatatatattaagaaaaGGGAGGGGATCGCTATTAGGCTGCATAACCCTTGCACTACTGCAGAGACCAATGAGAGTGTGCATAAGGGCATCCAACAACtatgagatttttcttttcacgAGGTGGGGTgatcatttttccctttttttgtctAAGCATTAATTCCACATAACCTggcagtctttttttttttttttttttNNNNNNNNNNNNNNNNNNNNttttgagagagagagtccatctgataaaaaagggaaaaaataaggaaaacctTTAAGCATCAGTAATGTAATTACCAAAAACAACCTATGAAAAAAGGGTGTCAACTTTgaattaaaaaatcatttaaaattgaatcaaataataatcaattcagtttggttttggttttggttttaattgaAAAACTATAACTTGCAAATCAATAAGTCGATTAAGtattataccaaacacaacctctGGTACAGAGGGCTATTAAAAGATGCCCTTACCCCCTGAAACTAGGGGTTGTGTATGAGAGATCGCAGATGgataacaaagaaagaaacttcgagataaagagagaaagtgaaaagaaGTGATTAAGAGTGAGAAAAACTGAGAAGTTtaactctctccttttttttttaatatcttgtTGCAATTTTGTTTTAATCAGACTTGATAGATTTTCACTCTTTCAAAGTTATTATTTATGGGAGGCTGGGTGGCAAAATGACCAACCCACCCcccataaaatagaaaatgactcTTCTATATATGTTTCTTGTGCATTTTCATTGGTTCTTGGACACGCGGGAACCACAGTCCCCTCAGGAaactcctcccgcttttttatTTGAATGGTTACCCAGTTATTTGAggaaaaagttttcctccaccaaGGACAAGTATATACGATACCTTTCTTTTCCAGTCTGATATGATCGCTTGTCCAATCAGTTCCACCCCTACACTTGGGTTTCTCATAAGTCGATTAAATTTCTTTGATTCAGGAGACCGTACCGGTATACGACTAAGCAAACACCAATATAGTTCAGGAGGTTCTCTCCTTCTCAAGTCTCAAGGCTCTCAACCCACAAATTCACCATGGAGAGGCAGCTGACTCCTAATCAAGCAGTTCTCCGTGGGATCCATTCTACCACAGTTCACCGGAATGGTTATGGAAGATGGTTGATGAGGATACGTTCTCACTCCCACTCTACTTACTCCTGAATCAAGATTTGTGAGCCGGTTCGAACCGTGCGGCATTAACTTTTAATTCCCTATTGTTAATCACTTGATTGCTAATCTGATTTTGTCTTTCCCTTAATGGGTTCTCTGTTTTCATCAGTGAAGAGATTCTTTCGTGATTTtcaagggaaagagagaaggTTGGTCTGGAATCAGATGGCTTGTTAGATTCCTTACCAAATAGATAGATATATagagaaagagggaagagaagaggagaaagaaaggttTAATTGTAACGGAGGAGACATGGGTAGGCTTTTCGTGGTCAGTCTGGAAGGCAAGATCTACAGCTGCAAGCACTGCCAAACCCATTTCGCTTTATCTGAAGACATCGTTTCCAGGGTATCATCTACTTCTCTGCAACcccacttttattttattttattattattttttattctccatGATATTGTTTAATTCTTAATTGGTTCTGTGAATGTGGGTTATGTAGTTTTTCTGCCCGAATTGTGTGGTTTCTAGGTGTATACTGTATCTCCCGTTTCTTTGGAATCTAGATGATGTTTCTGCTTGTTATTGGAGCTTCcctctccaccccccccccttcctttttttatctttatatatCTGAGATGAAGAATTAAAGGAAGTCCTATTTGGGTTATTTTGTTATTATAACtgttgaaatttctccatcataaCCTTTTCTTCCTATGTTGAGCTTTTGCATTGGTAGTTTAGTGATTCTTCTTTGTCTAATTCTATCAAGCAAGTAAATTTCATTCCTTTATTGCAATATTTGGATATGATGAGGATAATAATTTTGGAAACTTGTTAGTACTTCCTCCATTAGGGATTGTTATTAGTGCTTGGTGGCAAAATGTTTCAGCTTGGCATCCAAGATCAAAAATGCCTTCCTACTTTTACTATAGGTGGAAGGATAGTATTAGGATCATGTAACCAATCATTCCCCAAAAAaggcagaaacagaaaaaagaaaggtgggGCAACCTCTAGATTTGGCCGGTTCAGTTTTTCCAACCATCCCATGATGATGCACTGGTGGTCTGTTTTGGCTATTGGTTCCTCTTTGTTTCAATTCTGTGGAATTCAGGTAAACTTAACTCTAGTTTTAATTTGGATCTTAAGGATCAAGAGAATGATGCTCCTTTTTTGAGAAAAGTAATCTAGACTGATAGTCTTCTAAGATCCAATGTGTGTCCATTTATCTTCTCCTATGGCAGTTTACTTTGTCTTTGATCCTTTATAGGTTTTTCCATTTTGGTATTGTAATAATGGACCCAATACTGTGTTCTCATTGTTATAGACTCATGATACTTTGTCTCCTCCTAACTTTTTTTCACTTTACTCGCAACCAAAATGCTCTGTAGGAAAATTTGAACATTTTAATCATTCTGTAGTTTTCCAACTAAATAAATCTGACTGCATTTTGGGAacaacattttatttttaattcaatttgaATATTCTTGTGAGTTGTATGTATTATGTATACACCCTTACTGCAAGAATATGATGGTTTTAACTTGTTGAAGTGTAAATTTTCTGCGTTTTCACTGTCAACTTTATGTTAGGATTATGTGTCAGGCAAACATTCTGACTCAATGTTTTGCCTATGTTCTTTTATTCAGTATTTCCACTGCAGGCATGGGAAGGCTTATCTCTTCAGTAAGGTGtaagttttctttattttctgtaatCTGATGTGAGCTAATACCATGTAATTCGGTTCTTAGCTGGTGGCTAGTTCCCATTTTGATCTGTGGATAAATCTTTCTGTGTAATATACTGGTTTTTCTACCTAAAAGGACTTGTTCCTAGCAACCTTATATTCAGAAAAACAAAGATTGGAAAACATGACTCTCAACTGTGGACCACAGAAATGGATGCTGTCTAGCTTTTTCCTACCTTGAAATTTCTTTCACTTGACATAAAGATTTGCAGATTTCACTTCACGGATGAATTTGCATTTTCAGTGGAAAATGGACTATCCATTGAAAAACATGATTATTGTGGTATACACAGGGATTGAAAAATGGGGACCGCATCGACTAATTCCATCCAATTTGAAACAGCTGATCCATGTATGTCTGATTACTAACCTATTCAGCCCCAGTTCCAATCCGGAAACCGATCCAGATACTGATTCCGGAACCCTGGATATAAAttagagtgatttacatccccctcccctgtagtttgcatTTATTCCACCTCCTCccttatgttttaaaaaatcccacatacctcccctgtcagataactcggttagtaaaccgttagttgtggatgttaatGAGTGTGATGAAGATGTTGGTGGTATGGCACAGAGAGTACATGATCGTGTGGGGATTCGTAGGGAAAAACAAACAATTAGAAGGCCTTTTGGTGCACGCAAAGCTATCACTGGAGCAACAAGTGATGGTAGTAGTGGTTCTGTTGGGTCAGCAAATGCTGTTGCAAATGCAATTAACAAAGGGAAAACATCTGCTAATGCTACTGCTATTGCTGTGAAAGGAAGAGCAACTGGTACAGGTGTTGCAAATAGTATTGACCCGAACAAGGAATCTGGTACAAGTGTTAAAGTAGAATCGTACTTTAACATCGACAACTAACGGTTTACTAACCGAGTTATCCGACAGGGGAGGtatgtgggattttttaaagcataggggaggggggtggaataaacgcaaactacaggggagggggatgtaaatcactctaaaaattttgataaaggcagaagggtagaatcgtactttaacatccacaactaacagTTTACTAACCGAGTTATCTAACAGGGGAGAtatgtgggattttttaaaacataggggagggggtggaataaacgcaaactacaggggagggggatgtaaatcactctaTAAATTATGTTTGTCCAATTTTGTGAAGGATCTGTGGTTTAGTCGCATATCCTGATTTGAATAAGAGAACTAAAGATAAAAGAAGATGTTTGAGTTCTTATTGTGTGAGGTGAACATCCATCAGCTTATACATTTTCCATTCCTCCACAATCTTTGGCATAATTCATTTCTTTACTAGAACAACTTCTTTTTGTGTTTAGAGGCTTGTAGTGATTTATTCTTCCTCTGACAATTCTCAACAGTGTGAATGTCTCAGTTGGGGAGAAAGAAGAGCGGTTGATGATAACTGGAATGCACACTGTTGCTGACATTTTCTGTGTAGGATGTGGATCAATCGTCGGATGGAAATATGTAAGACAAAAGCAGAATTTCAGAAGTTGTGGATTGTGCATTGTGTTATCATATTGTAGTGTTAGCTCATTGGAGTGGCATTTTTCAGGAGGCTGCACACGAGAAGAACCAGAAGTACAAGGAAGGAAAATTCATCCTTGAGAGGTAGGTGGTGAACTAGTTCCCCAGATTCTGTTTGATGGTCTGTCATTCAGAAGCCCCCCAAGTGTTTGAGATGGTATTTTGTTGTTGAGCAGGTTTAAGGTGTCAGGCCCTGATGGAAGCAACTACTGGGTCGGTCATGAAGCTCATGTCGGTGGAAGTGATGCTGATGATGTTTGATTGCCTCTGATCCAGGCAATGCTTCACCTGTTCCAACTGTATATTCTCGATCCCATTGTTCTTAACTGTATATTCTTGATCCCATTGTTCTCAGCTTGAATGAATCTTCAATTGGATAATTGCTGATGTTATCCCAGCTGTTTGTTGTCATACATGGTTGTTATTCTTAGTTTCATTCGAATATTGCATTGCATGTGTGTGCTGCTGTTGAAATCATTCTTTCTCTATGTTCTTTTATCTTATGTGTTCTGCTGTCTCACTTTACGAgcagaagaaagatggcagtaCTTCAATCTTCAGATAATTGTTAAAAGTCTCTGCCCTTTTGGGATAATTGACGAGTCTGTCAATGCTAGTTTTAGCACTGCCTAAATTATTTTAAGAATATAATTGCAAAGGAGGAAAGGGATGATCTTGGCCTGGAAGGGCTATGTTCTAGTATAAATCAATACTTGAAAGTAAGGTTTGCTTTGGACATCCCATCTTCTTCGTTGGCTGTCTCTGTCTTCATCATCGATGAAGGTGAACAACATTTTGCTTTATTCACTAGTGCTTTTAACCGTTGCATGGCTCAaggagaaaaattaaatttcagaTCTAATTACATTTTACGAcgaatgagaaaaagaaattgaagatgTCATCTGTGAAGATGGGGTACTATTAAGACTATAATTATCATGGCGTCTAAGCGACCCAAGGTTTTGGAGGGcctaggcaacaccttgacaactatgtacTAGATGTTAGAACTTTTATGTGGGTTTAACTGACACTGATTGTTCCATTGGGCTTAAGAGGTTAAAGActcactctgattaggaaacctCTAACCCTTTTTATTAtgggagtggaatagggttttagggattctattataaatagaatactgatggtCCCTGCGCGCGTTACTTGCATAATTGTTTGTTTTGGGAGCACTGTTTTCTCATAAGAGCAAGTGCAAAGATAGATAGAAAACCCCAGAGTAAGAGATtccagaagatctcagtagaaagactcttattgcgtggttcttcatcacaTTCCGTGAGGCAAGCTTcaatcttggtttagggactctACTCACGCTCAACAGGTATGTGATAAATctcttttattattcattcttgtattctatgtactatagggttattcatatgattctatggtttAGAATTCCTTGCACTAGATTCTAAGAACTATCATCTACTATGAGTTTCAAACGGTGCACTTGAGGCTTCATCTGATTGGATATATAGGATACAAAGTACAGACAATAGCATCGTAAAGTGATATTTCCAAAAATGGCAAGATGATTCTGAGCTATacgtttttcttatttttttaatttaatctaAATCACCTATCATCTCATAAGTTGGAGAGGACAATAATGTTTAGAGTATTACTACATATGCATGGACATATAAGAGATAATTAACATTAAGATAGCCTAATGGTGATAGCTTCGGCTTGAAGAGCTGGTGTGTAGGGGACAAGGTTGTGAGATCTAACCCTGTTGTACGTATAGTATGTGTGGTCGTGTGGATGTATGTATAAGAGTAGGTGATTGTTGGCTCTATTAGTGCCCAATAAGCTGGCCATAGGCCAGCATGCTTAGTACAATATggtagtaaaaaaaataaagacatgaGAGAGGTGATCATTTTGCCACATCTAGGTGCAGCTGCTACCCTGCCTTTCAAGCTTCTTATTCCCTTAAATATTACTACATTCTGCAATAAAATTCCTTTATTTTATGATAAACGAGTTTGGCAATCATGGTTACGAAAGTTTCTatcgtttttttgttttttacttaCCTTTCCTTCGTTTTACTTGCAATCAGACGCTGCTTGTGAGAGGAATTTTTTTGGGATCTGACTCATCCAGATTGGACTGACCCTTGTTCTACGAAACCTGCCCTGTTGGGGATATAGGCCGATTCAAAACTGATTCGATCCATAGATCCCAGTCCAATGCTAAGGTTACatctatttcaataaaaaattaaagttacATTAAACgattattaaaaattaaatatataacaATTTAATCTAATGTTAAGTTTGCATCGATTTCAATAATAattagaaagggaaagaaactgtttagataaaaaaattgaaaaacctaaggaaattttttatcaGTAGAAAACCTTTTAAATCgtgtattttttaattttactaTCTGCAATAATTTATTAAACGATTTGATTTTGCATCGAATCGAACTAAACCATTTACATCAGATCCGAACCTTTAACACCCTTACTTGTGTTCGGTCTTCTCCATTGTCAACATTAGTGTTGATGGGATGCGGGCACTCCACTCCATTATTATTCATCTAAGCAGACATTATAAAATGTTAATAACAAACAAGTTGATCTtaaccacccccaccccacccctaaaaaaaaaaaaaaaaaaaaaaaaaaaaaaaaaaaaaaaaaacaaacataggatttttttatcaaaaaaaaaaaaaaagttagtaaataaataaaagattcaaTAAGAGTGATCAAATTTAGGTCCACATTGGTGGCGGGTTCTTTGAACCGGCGGACAAAGACCACCAAAATCTTGACTAAGACAATTTTTACAATCAAACTAAGATGGGTTTCCAGAAGTCATTGTAAGAAAAGCTTGGTTCAATTCTTGTACATTCAAGAAATCAATTGAGAGATGATCACTCAACCTACCAATAAGTGATGATGTAGGCTGCAAGTAATAAGACCCATCGCCATGGCCCTTGTTTTGACCGGTTCCACATGCTAGAAGACACTGCAAGCGTTGGGAGCCAGCCAGAACTATATAAAGATATCAAAAGTAGTAGTAGTAGACACCATTAATATATTACAGCAACAAAGAAGCTCATCATGGGTCCTTTTGTGGTTGTGGTGCTTCTTCAGCTCCTCCTGTTGTGGCCAGCTGCAACATTGACAGCATTAAATTCCTCAATAGCATCGTCACCTGCTGGTTGCCAAGATACATGTGGGAGCATAAAAGTTCCATTCCCATTCGGGTTTGGATCAGATGCAAACTGTTACAGACCAGCGTTTAACCTAACCTGCAACAACAGTTATAGTCCCCCAAAGTTGTTCTCTGGGAATCTGAAAGTTCTCAATATTTTTAAACCTGCAACAACAGTTATAGTCCCCCAAAGTTGTTCTCTGGGAATCTGGAAGTTCTCAATATTTCAATACAGGGGCAGCTGCAAATTGTCACTGCTATAGCTCAACATTGCTACAACTCTGGCGTTATTTATCCATCAAGACCTGAATACAGTTTGAAAGGCCGGCCTTTCACGTTCTCTGATACAGAAAACAGATTCACAGCCCTGGGTTGCGACAGTGGTGCATCCATCAATTACTATAACGGCTTCAACTTTACTGCTGGCTGTACTTTTGTCTTGTAACAACACAGAATTTAATTCTAATGGGACCTGCTCCATTGGCTGTTGCCAGATGTTCATCCCAAAGGGGTATAAATATTTCTACATATACATTAGTAGCTTCCAAAACTATAAATTCGTGGGTTCCAATTCCTGTGGCTATGCTCTACTGGTTGACAAGAACTCATTAGTCACCATCTCCCAGTCCTATTTTGGCAAAAATTCCATAGCCAGTTTTGGACAAATCCCAGTTGTGCCCGACTGGGCAATAGAATGGACAACAAGCATTCATTCATGTGAGGACGAACCTAGTTGTGCATGCGGTCATAACAGCTATTGCAATGAAACTAAGAATGGTCTTGGTTATAGCTGCAACTGTAACCTAGGTTACCAAGGGAACCCTTACCTCCCAGACGGATGCCAAGgtaaccctctctctctctctctctctctctctctctctcacacacatccCTTATCTGTATCATTTTCCAATTCCTTTGTTTTGTAGGTCTGTGTGGTATAAGTTTgttattaatttcataaatgaaatttttgatagGTTGAGTGGTCATAAAAAATGAGGACTAAAACCTGAACCCTGAAAATTGCACTTCCATGGCCATTTGTACCAATATACCCGGGAGTTACAATTGCTCCTGTCCACCTGGTTTTCAAGGAGACGCATACTATAATGGGTCGTCATCAGGCTGCCTCCCCATTAAGAAGTCTAATATGATACAGGTCACCATAGGTAATACTCATATCAGTGCATTTTACATCTTTAATTTCTAGAAGACAAATGGCAAATCTCATATCTTGAGATtgtttccttaaaaaaaattttataatttcataatttctGTAACATTGGGTTGTGCAGGTTCTGTCCTAGGCAGTTTGGGACACTCATTTATACTCTTTGGCTCTACATGGTTGCATAAAGtattgaagaaaagaaggaagaacaaACTTAAACAAATGTTCTTCCAACGGAATGGTGGTTTCTTACTACAACAAATTTCTTCAGAAAATGAGAATATcgagaaaacaaaaattttcagTGAAGAAGAATTACAAAAGGCTACTGCCAACTATAATGAGAACCGAATTCTCGGTCAAGGAGGGAAAGGTACTGTCTATAAAGGTATGTTATCAGATGGAAAAATTGTA
This genomic stretch from Macadamia integrifolia cultivar HAES 741 chromosome 2, SCU_Mint_v3, whole genome shotgun sequence harbors:
- the LOC122070858 gene encoding protein yippee-like — translated: MGRLFVVSLEGKIYSCKHCQTHFALSEDIVSRYFHCRHGKAYLFSKVVNVSVGEKEERLMITGMHTVADIFCVGCGSIVGWKYEAAHEKNQKYKEGKFILERFKVSGPDGSNYWVGHEAHVGGSDADDV